One stretch of Chitinophaga pendula DNA includes these proteins:
- a CDS encoding alkaline phosphatase family protein yields the protein MKRINITWMTACVLLLCGLSVQAQRGARKAVFIIVDGIPADVIEKQPTPHLDSISAVGGYTRAYVGGEKGGYSQTPTISAVGYNSLLTSTWVNKHNVWDNDIAAQNYNYWSIFRYFKQAYPQKQTAVFSTWLDNRTKLLGDSLPQTGYLKIDHHVDGLEKDTARFPHDKQSWYIHQIDEVVVNEAAQYIRTQAPDLNWVYLEYSDDMGHRHGDSDKMYEAVKMVDDQVGRIWQALEYRRKQFGEDWQIYITTDHGRDSKTGRGHGGQSDRERTTWIVTNAKGLNTYFKNGQPGIVDIAPSIARFLDVKIPLEHAREMDGVPLTGKLSLVKPTATLDNDQLKLGWEAMDKKGKVKIWVATTNQFKTGGKDEYRLMGEVPLQQQQATVNVKELPSGFYKIVLEGPANSVNRWIVK from the coding sequence ATGAAAAGGATCAACATCACTTGGATGACCGCCTGTGTATTGCTGCTGTGTGGATTATCTGTACAGGCACAGCGAGGGGCACGTAAGGCCGTATTTATCATCGTCGACGGCATCCCTGCCGATGTCATCGAGAAGCAACCTACTCCTCATCTGGACAGTATCTCAGCAGTAGGAGGCTATACTCGCGCTTATGTAGGTGGCGAAAAAGGGGGATACTCCCAGACACCCACCATCTCCGCCGTTGGATACAATAGCCTGCTTACCAGCACCTGGGTGAACAAACATAACGTGTGGGACAATGACATCGCGGCGCAGAACTACAACTACTGGAGTATCTTCCGCTATTTCAAACAGGCCTATCCGCAAAAGCAAACAGCCGTTTTCTCTACCTGGCTGGACAACAGGACCAAATTGCTGGGTGATAGCCTGCCGCAAACCGGCTACCTGAAAATCGATCACCATGTAGATGGCCTGGAAAAAGATACCGCCCGGTTCCCACACGACAAACAAAGCTGGTACATTCATCAGATCGATGAAGTAGTGGTAAACGAAGCTGCACAATATATCCGTACACAGGCGCCCGACCTGAACTGGGTATACCTGGAATACAGCGATGATATGGGACACCGGCATGGTGACAGTGACAAGATGTATGAAGCCGTGAAAATGGTCGATGACCAGGTGGGCCGTATCTGGCAGGCACTCGAATACAGACGTAAACAGTTTGGCGAAGACTGGCAGATCTATATCACCACCGATCATGGCCGCGATAGCAAAACAGGCAGGGGCCACGGCGGACAAAGCGATCGCGAACGTACCACCTGGATCGTTACCAACGCCAAAGGACTGAATACCTACTTCAAGAACGGACAACCAGGTATTGTGGATATCGCTCCCAGTATCGCCCGTTTCCTGGATGTGAAGATACCGTTGGAGCATGCACGTGAAATGGATGGTGTACCACTGACCGGTAAACTGTCGCTCGTAAAGCCAACGGCTACACTGGACAACGACCAGCTTAAATTGGGATGGGAAGCGATGGACAAGAAAGGAAAAGTGAAGATATGGGTGGCCACTACCAATCAGTTTAAAACAGGAGGAAAGGATGAATACCGCCTGATGGGAGAAGTGCCACTGCAACAGCAGCAGGCTACTGTCAACGTAAAAGAGCTGCCTTCCGGATTCTATAAGATCGTATTGGAAGGACCCGCCAACAGCGTGAACAGATGGATCGTTAAATGA
- the hisS gene encoding histidine--tRNA ligase — MIKPSIPKGTRDFGPAVVRKRNYIFQAIRETFECFGFQPLETPTMENLSTLTGKYGEEGDQLIFKILNNGEILEEAQKAQNSKELAHLLCEKALRYDLTIPFARYVVMNQHELALPFKRYQMQPVWRADRPQRGRYREFYQCDADVVGSNSLLNEVELLLIYDSVFTKLGMQGYELRVNNRKILSGLAEVIGRPDLLTDITVAIDKLDKIGLDGVHKELSTRGLSDEHIQSITRFLDINGSNDEKLQQLQSLLAASETGLKGIAELSYVLNSGMATFHTTPIIDVTLARGLNYYTGMIVEVKAPATVKMGSIGGGGRYDDLTGLFGLPGISGVGISFGVDRIYDVLEDLQLFPEATQQSTKILFFHLSEAAGKAAFQLVMQLRQQGIAAELFHEVTKLDKQMKYANKRGIPYVGIIAESELQDNMVSIKNMQTGEQQKIAMNALDSFTFA; from the coding sequence ATGATCAAACCTTCCATTCCCAAAGGTACCCGCGACTTCGGCCCCGCCGTAGTAAGAAAACGCAATTATATCTTCCAGGCCATCCGGGAAACATTCGAATGCTTCGGATTCCAGCCACTGGAAACCCCCACCATGGAAAATCTCTCCACCCTCACCGGCAAATACGGTGAGGAAGGCGATCAACTGATATTTAAGATCCTCAATAACGGCGAGATACTGGAAGAGGCACAGAAGGCCCAGAACAGCAAAGAACTGGCCCACCTCCTCTGTGAAAAAGCATTACGCTACGACCTCACCATCCCATTCGCCCGCTACGTAGTCATGAACCAGCACGAACTGGCCCTGCCGTTCAAACGCTACCAAATGCAACCCGTATGGCGCGCCGACAGACCACAACGGGGCCGCTACCGCGAATTCTACCAGTGCGATGCCGACGTCGTAGGCAGCAACTCCCTACTCAATGAAGTAGAACTCCTGCTTATATACGATAGCGTATTTACCAAACTAGGCATGCAGGGCTACGAACTGAGAGTCAACAATCGCAAGATACTGAGCGGACTGGCAGAAGTCATCGGCCGCCCCGACCTGCTCACCGACATCACCGTAGCCATCGACAAACTCGATAAGATCGGCCTCGATGGCGTACACAAAGAACTGAGCACCCGCGGCCTCTCCGACGAACATATCCAGTCCATCACCCGCTTCCTCGATATCAACGGCAGCAACGACGAAAAACTGCAACAGCTGCAAAGCCTGCTGGCCGCCTCCGAAACCGGCCTCAAAGGCATTGCCGAACTGTCATATGTCCTCAACTCCGGTATGGCCACCTTCCACACCACCCCCATCATCGATGTCACCCTCGCCCGTGGCCTCAACTACTACACCGGCATGATCGTAGAAGTGAAAGCCCCGGCTACCGTAAAAATGGGCAGCATCGGCGGTGGCGGTCGCTATGACGACCTCACCGGCTTGTTCGGCCTACCCGGCATCTCCGGCGTAGGCATCTCCTTCGGCGTAGACCGTATCTACGACGTACTGGAAGATCTCCAGCTATTCCCCGAAGCCACCCAGCAATCCACCAAAATACTGTTCTTCCACCTGAGCGAAGCAGCAGGCAAAGCCGCTTTCCAACTGGTCATGCAGCTCCGCCAGCAAGGCATCGCCGCAGAACTGTTCCACGAAGTCACCAAGCTGGATAAACAGATGAAATATGCCAACAAACGGGGTATCCCCTACGTAGGCATCATCGCCGAAAGCGAACTGCAAGACAATATGGTCAGTATCAAAAACATGCAGACCGGCGAACAACAAAAGATCGCCATGAACGCACTGGACAGCTTTACCTTTGCATAA
- a CDS encoding protein-disulfide reductase DsbD family protein, translating into MKHLLAFMMFLLAATGLRAQEVVKWENSITQQGEGIYILHFKGTVQPGWSLYSTTMGDDEPNTRVVLDSTGGNQLQITGIKEEGQLQTRKEPLFDNINVKFFTTSVELQVTVKAAKSVTSIAGTITSMVQKGEEVNPEEHKFDLKPVVANEAATQPPTGAVATTEPVAEDDASNKSLIWIFLACFGGGFLALITPCVFSMIPITVGFFTKRSKTRAEGIRNAFTYSLSIIIIYTLLGFAITKIFGASALNNLASNGIANMIFFIIFILFGFSFLGAFEISLPSSWASKSDSQAGMSSLTGIFFMALTLAIVSFSCTGPIIGNLLVLAAKGGNSGPLVGMFGFSLALAIPFSLFALFPSWLNKIGKSGGWLNAVKVTLGFLELALALKFLSNVDMAYHWNLLNRDVFLALWIVLFALTGFYLLGKLKFSHDSDVPYISVTRLCFAIVALTFTVYMVPGLWGAPLKGISGFLPHEGSQDFNLHRSLTNLEAALDGGVSTGDKGQVVRAKKYTDILHSEIPGVENVFFDYKEAVEAAKAANKPLMIDFTGHSCTNCRKFEKSVLSDPGVMKILRNDFVVASLYTDDKTALPDNEQYVSTFDGSKIKNIGQQNLDFQASTFNRNSQPYYIPVDTNGKPLVNKGYGYDPREDVNAFIQYLEQAKAAFAKRGK; encoded by the coding sequence ATGAAGCATTTACTGGCCTTTATGATGTTCCTGCTGGCGGCGACCGGTTTACGGGCGCAGGAAGTGGTGAAGTGGGAGAACAGCATCACTCAGCAAGGAGAAGGCATCTATATATTACATTTCAAGGGCACCGTTCAACCGGGATGGTCCCTGTACTCCACTACCATGGGAGATGATGAACCGAATACCCGCGTTGTCCTGGACAGCACTGGCGGTAACCAACTCCAGATCACCGGTATCAAGGAAGAAGGGCAGTTGCAGACCCGCAAGGAGCCGCTGTTTGACAATATCAACGTGAAGTTCTTCACGACAAGTGTCGAGTTGCAGGTGACGGTGAAGGCTGCCAAATCGGTGACTAGCATTGCGGGCACCATCACCTCTATGGTTCAGAAAGGAGAGGAAGTGAATCCGGAAGAGCACAAATTTGACCTGAAGCCTGTTGTGGCCAATGAGGCAGCTACCCAACCGCCTACCGGCGCAGTAGCTACCACTGAACCGGTCGCAGAAGACGATGCTTCCAATAAATCATTGATCTGGATCTTCCTGGCCTGTTTCGGCGGTGGCTTCCTGGCATTGATCACCCCTTGTGTATTCTCCATGATCCCGATTACGGTAGGTTTTTTTACCAAGCGGAGTAAGACAAGGGCGGAGGGTATACGGAATGCTTTTACCTATTCCTTGTCTATCATTATCATCTACACTTTACTTGGTTTTGCCATCACCAAGATATTCGGCGCCAGCGCGCTGAATAACCTGGCGAGTAATGGTATTGCCAATATGATCTTTTTTATCATTTTCATATTGTTCGGGTTTTCTTTCCTGGGTGCTTTTGAGATCAGTCTGCCCAGCTCCTGGGCCAGTAAGAGTGATTCTCAGGCGGGGATGAGCAGCCTGACCGGTATTTTCTTTATGGCGCTGACATTGGCCATCGTATCTTTCTCCTGCACTGGTCCTATCATTGGTAATTTGCTGGTATTAGCGGCTAAGGGAGGTAACTCTGGTCCGCTGGTGGGCATGTTTGGCTTTTCGCTGGCATTGGCTATTCCGTTCTCGCTGTTTGCCTTGTTCCCCAGCTGGCTGAACAAGATCGGTAAATCCGGTGGCTGGCTGAATGCGGTGAAGGTAACCCTGGGTTTCCTGGAGCTGGCACTGGCATTGAAGTTCCTTTCCAATGTGGATATGGCGTATCACTGGAACCTGCTGAACCGCGATGTGTTCCTGGCCCTGTGGATCGTGCTGTTCGCATTGACAGGCTTCTACCTGCTGGGTAAGCTTAAATTCAGCCACGACAGCGATGTGCCGTATATTTCGGTGACCCGTTTGTGTTTTGCTATTGTGGCGCTCACTTTTACGGTATATATGGTACCCGGGCTATGGGGCGCTCCCTTGAAGGGGATTAGCGGATTTCTGCCGCATGAGGGCTCCCAGGACTTTAACCTGCACCGCTCCCTGACCAACCTGGAAGCGGCCCTGGATGGAGGAGTCAGTACAGGTGATAAAGGCCAGGTAGTACGCGCTAAAAAGTACACTGATATCCTGCACTCTGAAATACCAGGTGTAGAGAATGTGTTCTTCGACTATAAAGAGGCGGTAGAAGCGGCAAAGGCGGCCAACAAGCCGTTGATGATCGACTTTACCGGTCACTCCTGTACGAACTGCCGTAAGTTTGAAAAGTCCGTATTATCTGATCCTGGTGTGATGAAGATCTTACGTAATGACTTCGTGGTAGCATCCCTGTATACGGATGATAAGACGGCACTGCCGGATAATGAGCAGTATGTGTCTACGTTCGATGGTTCCAAGATCAAAAATATCGGTCAGCAGAACCTGGATTTCCAGGCATCTACCTTCAACCGTAACTCGCAGCCGTATTACATCCCGGTGGACACTAACGGTAAGCCGCTGGTGAATAAAGGATACGGATATGACCCGAGGGAGGATGTGAATGCTTTCATCCAGTACCTGGAGCAAGCCAAGGCAGCATTTGCCAAGAGAGGAAAATAA
- the purQ gene encoding phosphoribosylformylglycinamidine synthase subunit PurQ produces the protein MKFGVVTFPGSNCDQDMIDSLRHDLGQEVIELWHKDKDLSMFSTEDCILLPGGFSYGDYLRCGAIARFSPMMQSVIEFANKGGRVIGICNGFQILCEAGLLPGALLRNENQQFVCKNIYLKSENTSTSITKDVTGRPLMIPVAHGEGRYHADEATLDELFVNNQVLFRYCDEFGNYVDSANPNGAIRNIAGICNKNRNVFGMMPHPERATSLALGNRDGQLIFQSLISNN, from the coding sequence ATGAAATTTGGCGTTGTCACCTTCCCCGGTTCTAACTGTGATCAGGATATGATAGATTCTTTACGTCATGACCTGGGTCAGGAAGTGATTGAACTCTGGCATAAAGATAAAGACCTGAGCATGTTCTCTACAGAGGATTGCATTTTGCTGCCCGGGGGCTTTTCTTATGGGGATTACCTGCGTTGCGGTGCTATTGCACGTTTTAGCCCGATGATGCAGAGTGTGATCGAATTCGCGAATAAAGGTGGCCGTGTTATCGGTATCTGTAATGGTTTCCAGATCCTCTGCGAAGCGGGCCTGCTACCGGGAGCGCTGTTAAGAAATGAGAACCAGCAGTTTGTATGTAAGAATATCTACCTGAAGAGCGAAAACACCAGCACCTCCATTACCAAGGATGTAACCGGCCGTCCGTTGATGATCCCGGTAGCACATGGTGAGGGTCGCTACCATGCAGATGAGGCTACCCTGGATGAGCTGTTTGTCAACAACCAGGTGTTATTCCGCTACTGCGATGAATTTGGTAACTATGTAGATAGTGCTAATCCGAATGGCGCTATCCGTAATATAGCCGGTATCTGCAATAAGAACAGAAATGTATTTGGCATGATGCCGCATCCTGAGCGCGCTACCAGCCTGGCACTTGGCAATCGCGACGGGCAGCTGATCTTCCAAAGCCTGATCAGCAATAATTAA
- a CDS encoding TIGR01777 family oxidoreductase, whose product METVLITGGTGLIGTELTRLLLERGYKVIILSRNPSRSRDNEQVTYAHWDVNKQAIDINALQQADYIVHLAGANVAGKRWTAARKKEILESRTRSSELLYQSLKDHPHKVKKFISASATGYYGESEEDQPAFRENDPPASDYLGTTCVAWENSVLKVESLGIPIVLFRTGIALSTKGGALKEFYKPLRFGFATIMGSGEQWVSWIHLHDLVRLYFNAIVNNQLQGAYNAVAPNPVKHRELIMAMAKAAKGSSFITIHVPAAGLKLALGEMSVEILKSVRVSSNKIQDLGFVFSHPTITAAMEQLYPK is encoded by the coding sequence ATGGAGACAGTGCTCATAACCGGCGGAACCGGGCTGATAGGTACAGAACTGACCAGGCTCCTGTTGGAAAGAGGTTATAAAGTGATCATACTGAGCCGTAACCCATCCCGCAGCAGGGACAACGAACAGGTAACCTATGCCCACTGGGATGTCAACAAGCAGGCTATCGATATCAACGCCTTACAACAGGCCGACTATATAGTACACCTGGCAGGCGCCAATGTAGCCGGCAAACGCTGGACCGCCGCCCGTAAAAAGGAAATACTGGAGAGCCGCACCCGCAGCAGCGAGTTGCTATACCAGTCATTGAAGGATCATCCACATAAAGTTAAAAAATTCATCAGCGCCTCTGCTACCGGCTATTACGGCGAAAGCGAAGAAGATCAACCGGCCTTCCGGGAAAACGATCCACCGGCCAGCGACTACCTGGGTACTACCTGCGTAGCCTGGGAGAACAGTGTGCTGAAAGTAGAAAGCCTGGGTATCCCCATCGTCCTGTTCCGTACAGGCATCGCACTCAGTACCAAGGGAGGAGCCCTGAAAGAGTTCTACAAACCCCTTCGTTTCGGCTTTGCCACCATTATGGGCAGCGGCGAGCAGTGGGTCAGCTGGATACACCTGCACGACCTGGTACGGCTGTATTTCAATGCCATCGTCAACAACCAGCTGCAAGGCGCCTACAATGCCGTCGCCCCCAACCCGGTAAAACACCGGGAGCTGATCATGGCAATGGCCAAAGCCGCCAAAGGCAGCAGCTTCATCACCATCCATGTACCCGCTGCGGGCCTCAAACTGGCATTGGGAGAAATGAGTGTAGAGATATTGAAGAGCGTACGGGTGTCCAGCAACAAGATACAAGACCTGGGATTCGTCTTCTCCCACCCGACGATCACCGCCGCTATGGAACAATTGTATCCGAAGTAA
- a CDS encoding protein-disulfide reductase DsbD domain-containing protein — translation MKQLLTALLFFALPVLASAQIENPVKWSFTSKKINANTYELHMTATIDGGWHLYAQEAGEGPVPTTFKFAKNPLVAVSGKPQEQGKLQKSFDKNFDSELKYFENQVSFIQKVTVKGKAATKVKGAVEYMVCDDHQCLPPKEVEFAIAVGGK, via the coding sequence ATGAAACAACTGTTAACTGCACTACTCTTCTTTGCGTTGCCGGTACTAGCCAGCGCGCAGATTGAGAATCCAGTGAAATGGAGTTTTACTTCCAAAAAGATCAATGCCAACACCTACGAACTGCACATGACAGCCACTATTGATGGGGGCTGGCACCTGTATGCCCAGGAAGCAGGGGAGGGGCCGGTACCTACTACCTTTAAGTTTGCCAAGAACCCGCTGGTGGCAGTAAGCGGTAAACCTCAGGAGCAGGGCAAACTGCAGAAGTCTTTCGACAAGAACTTTGACTCTGAGCTCAAATACTTTGAGAACCAGGTGAGCTTCATTCAGAAAGTAACCGTTAAAGGAAAGGCAGCGACCAAAGTAAAAGGGGCGGTGGAGTATATGGTGTGCGATGACCATCAGTGTCTGCCGCCGAAAGAGGTGGAGTTTGCGATAGCAGTAGGAGGAAAATAA
- a CDS encoding low molecular weight protein-tyrosine-phosphatase has product MKILMVCLGNICRSPLAEGIMRHLAQQNGLDWEIDSAGTGDWHVGDPPDHRAIKVGHRHGVDIAHLRGRQFTADDFDHFDAIFTMDLNNYRDVIRKARNEADRNKVAMLRDNQQPVPDPWFDDALFEPVYDMILHSCEQQLQQLLQHKG; this is encoded by the coding sequence ATGAAGATATTAATGGTCTGCCTGGGCAACATTTGCCGCTCACCACTGGCAGAAGGCATCATGAGACACCTCGCACAACAAAACGGGCTGGACTGGGAAATAGACTCCGCCGGCACCGGCGACTGGCATGTAGGCGATCCGCCCGATCACAGAGCTATCAAAGTAGGCCATCGCCATGGGGTGGATATTGCCCACCTGCGGGGCAGACAATTCACAGCCGATGACTTCGACCACTTCGACGCCATCTTCACCATGGACCTCAATAACTACCGCGATGTCATCCGCAAAGCCCGCAACGAAGCCGACCGCAATAAAGTCGCTATGCTGCGCGATAACCAACAGCCGGTACCCGATCCCTGGTTCGACGACGCCCTCTTCGAACCCGTGTACGACATGATCCTGCACTCCTGCGAACAGCAATTGCAACAATTGCTGCAACACAAAGGATAA
- a CDS encoding tetratricopeptide repeat protein: protein MNRRKSLIVAMLCVANGVMAQSVEDGLKDLYYGKYQSAKQNLEKAIAAKPTDDRGYYYLGLAELGLENQNGAAAAFQKGLQAVPNSPLLQAGMGRIDLLSGNAAAAKQKFEASNGATGGRNGDVARAIADANTEVKGGDRGYAASIMERLLNNEGRKKKEQYTATAADYIELGDAYRSLGGENGGKAISTYEKALEVDANNAEAVMKQGLVNYNAKLLEQAVADWSKATNMDPKYGPAYLELYQFYITPKKNQFSLENAAQYLQKYIEVADPNDKLKNEYYLASISFLKKDYDGAINKAKTIIQQANEVYKDKLTLLIGDSYLQKGDSLQAKQVMDEYVKSVGDSKLGPLDYKLLSEIYGRVKVQDSVQAAVNDSLASLYLEKYATADTSKDADRYRTVAESFKGLRDYKRSAEWYGRLTRDFSDEQNAGKIQDFFWKGTMEYYAQLQDSASATFDAFIQKYPQQEALGLYWKGRALMAKDADAKQGLAQPVYQKFFEVGGESKMKPAQLVYPYQYLMIYYYNKDDKENMKIWMDKVLSANPNDPTAKQIQENMNSSNKAASKAPAGKTTQGQNKK, encoded by the coding sequence ATGAACAGACGGAAAAGTTTAATTGTTGCAATGCTGTGCGTCGCGAATGGCGTCATGGCCCAATCTGTTGAGGATGGATTGAAGGACCTTTATTACGGTAAATATCAGTCAGCCAAGCAGAATTTAGAAAAAGCGATAGCTGCTAAGCCTACTGATGACAGAGGATATTACTATCTGGGGTTAGCTGAGCTGGGATTGGAAAATCAAAACGGTGCTGCTGCCGCTTTCCAGAAAGGATTGCAAGCAGTTCCAAACTCTCCGCTGCTGCAGGCAGGTATGGGACGTATCGATCTACTGAGTGGTAATGCTGCTGCAGCCAAGCAAAAATTTGAAGCATCTAACGGTGCTACTGGTGGCCGTAACGGTGACGTAGCTCGTGCTATCGCAGACGCTAATACTGAGGTAAAAGGTGGCGACCGCGGATATGCAGCCAGCATCATGGAGCGACTGCTTAACAATGAAGGCCGCAAGAAAAAAGAACAATACACAGCTACTGCTGCTGACTATATCGAACTGGGCGACGCTTACCGCTCCCTGGGTGGTGAAAATGGTGGTAAAGCCATTTCCACTTATGAGAAAGCATTGGAAGTAGATGCTAACAATGCAGAAGCGGTAATGAAACAAGGTCTGGTGAACTACAATGCTAAACTGCTGGAACAGGCAGTAGCTGACTGGAGCAAAGCGACCAATATGGACCCTAAATATGGTCCTGCTTACCTGGAGCTGTACCAGTTCTACATCACACCTAAAAAGAACCAGTTCTCTCTGGAGAATGCAGCGCAATACCTGCAGAAATATATCGAGGTAGCTGACCCGAACGACAAACTGAAGAATGAGTACTACCTGGCTTCTATCTCTTTCCTGAAGAAAGATTACGATGGTGCTATCAACAAAGCTAAAACCATCATCCAGCAGGCAAATGAAGTTTATAAAGATAAGCTGACCCTGCTGATCGGCGACTCTTACCTGCAGAAAGGTGATTCCCTGCAAGCTAAGCAGGTAATGGACGAGTATGTAAAGAGCGTAGGCGACAGCAAACTGGGTCCTTTGGATTACAAACTGCTGAGTGAGATCTACGGTCGGGTAAAAGTACAGGATAGTGTTCAGGCGGCGGTGAATGATTCACTGGCTTCTTTGTACCTGGAGAAATATGCTACGGCGGATACATCCAAAGATGCAGACAGATACCGTACTGTAGCGGAGTCTTTCAAAGGACTGCGTGACTACAAACGTTCTGCTGAATGGTATGGCCGTCTGACCCGTGATTTCAGCGATGAGCAGAATGCCGGTAAGATCCAGGATTTCTTCTGGAAAGGTACTATGGAGTACTATGCGCAGCTGCAGGATTCTGCCAGTGCCACTTTTGATGCCTTTATCCAGAAATATCCCCAGCAGGAAGCGTTGGGTCTGTATTGGAAAGGCCGTGCGCTGATGGCGAAAGATGCTGATGCGAAACAAGGTTTGGCGCAGCCGGTATATCAGAAATTCTTTGAAGTAGGGGGTGAGTCTAAGATGAAGCCAGCGCAGCTGGTCTATCCTTATCAGTACCTGATGATCTACTACTACAACAAGGATGATAAAGAAAATATGAAGATCTGGATGGACAAAGTGTTGAGTGCGAATCCGAACGATCCTACTGCGAAGCAGATTCAGGAGAATATGAACAGTTCTAATAAAGCTGCTTCCAAGGCCCCTGCCGGTAAGACTACCCAGGGTCAGAACAAGAAATAA
- a CDS encoding PstS family phosphate ABC transporter substrate-binding protein: MFCTLKKQIGGMIALAATLLISCNSDQPKGMEDTATNGTIKISVDETYKPLIESEIKVFQSLYPKTHIVASYKPESECFKDLLNDSARLVIVTRDFNEQEKNYFKEIKIAPQSLLLAWDAVALITNRANADSILTMDQVRKIMDGTAEGRKWQVVFDNQHSSTVRFIRDSINAGKPLPKDAMAAKTNEEVVDYVSKNKDAIGVIGVSWISDPNDSTTMAFTNRVNVVKVRADNGSDFVKPYQAYIALGSYPLKRGFYFGLKEPYHGLGTGFATFLGSYEGQLVISKFRLFPARLNVVFREANIK; the protein is encoded by the coding sequence ATGTTTTGCACACTTAAGAAACAGATAGGGGGAATGATCGCCCTGGCGGCTACCCTTCTGATATCATGCAACAGCGATCAGCCTAAGGGGATGGAGGATACGGCCACTAATGGGACCATAAAAATTTCTGTCGACGAGACCTATAAGCCGCTCATAGAATCAGAGATCAAAGTATTCCAATCGTTGTATCCCAAAACGCATATTGTTGCATCTTACAAGCCTGAATCTGAATGTTTCAAAGACCTTTTGAACGACAGTGCCAGGCTGGTGATCGTAACGCGCGACTTCAACGAGCAGGAGAAGAATTACTTTAAAGAGATCAAGATTGCTCCACAGAGTTTATTGTTAGCGTGGGATGCGGTAGCCTTAATTACGAACAGGGCTAATGCGGATTCTATCCTTACGATGGACCAGGTGCGGAAGATCATGGACGGTACGGCAGAAGGGCGTAAGTGGCAGGTGGTGTTTGATAATCAGCATTCGAGTACCGTACGTTTTATCCGTGATTCGATCAATGCAGGTAAGCCTTTACCGAAGGATGCGATGGCGGCTAAGACCAACGAAGAGGTAGTAGACTATGTATCAAAGAATAAAGATGCGATAGGTGTTATTGGGGTAAGTTGGATATCAGATCCGAATGATTCGACGACGATGGCATTCACCAACCGGGTGAATGTAGTGAAGGTGAGAGCGGATAATGGGTCTGATTTTGTGAAGCCTTATCAGGCATATATCGCTTTGGGATCTTATCCTTTGAAGAGAGGATTCTACTTTGGCCTGAAGGAGCCATACCATGGGTTAGGCACGGGATTTGCCACTTTCTTAGGCAGTTATGAAGGGCAATTAGTGATCAGTAAATTCAGGCTCTTCCCAGCCAGACTGAATGTGGTGTTCAGGGAAGCAAACATCAAATAA
- a CDS encoding NADH-quinone oxidoreductase subunit A, protein MYTVTELLSATNTPFSYFPIVLQLIAALGFVAITMIGTHFLGPKRKTNDKLINFESGIEQKGNARQPVAIKYFLTAILFVLFDVEVIFFYPYAVNFRELGWDGFMAMVMFVAFFLGGFFYIYKKGALKWED, encoded by the coding sequence ATGTATACAGTCACTGAATTATTGTCAGCAACTAATACTCCATTCAGTTATTTTCCTATTGTATTGCAGTTAATCGCTGCACTGGGGTTTGTAGCCATTACGATGATCGGTACCCATTTTTTGGGGCCGAAACGTAAGACCAACGACAAGTTGATCAACTTTGAGAGCGGTATTGAACAGAAAGGGAACGCTCGCCAACCTGTTGCTATCAAATATTTCCTGACTGCCATTTTGTTCGTTTTATTTGATGTGGAGGTAATCTTCTTCTATCCGTATGCGGTCAATTTCCGGGAGTTGGGATGGGATGGTTTCATGGCGATGGTCATGTTCGTTGCGTTCTTTTTGGGTGGTTTCTTCTATATCTATAAGAAGGGAGCGCTTAAATGGGAAGATTAA